A window of Vanessa cardui chromosome 16, ilVanCard2.1, whole genome shotgun sequence genomic DNA:
GTAACGTTTTTATGATATACTTACTTACGAGAAAAAATGGGACGGATAGCTAGTTTTATATTTGGTAACTTGGATAACAGTTTCACTTTTTGactaatatttaagaaacaaataatactattattatatagacgCTTATTCGGATTTACTATTTTTCtcctactataaataataagtatgtatatacctacctatacaTAAAGAGAGTATATCTATTTAGAATTACTATGCTCCTTTGGTTTTTGACATTAAAATGCTAATGAAACTTTGTAGGTATCTAAATCAGAAAGAAAgccatttatatatacaatttttgtattgtttgtattattcAGAACAGCGGTTGGCAATCCTgaccatttatttaattaatatttgacataaataaattaaacaaaaaacgaaGCTTTTCTTGAAacattttgatgaaaatttacGTGGTGGATTGGGTAGGCACTAaccactcatcacatatttaCAACCAACGAATACTACTgataatacaatttttgttttctgGTTTGAAGTGAGTCAGTGTcactacagaaaaaaaaagttctactgttttaaattatctaaaaactgattaataatttaatgtaagtcccaaaaaatctttattcgaaTTCAATAACCTTTTCCATCCCACATTGATCCTATACTACATGCCTCAATGTGTTGATGAATTAGGTAAAACGTTAGCTCAGCATTAAGTTAATGTTTGGTAACTTATATTAGGTTTCAGTTTTTTAAAATGTCTTGTTGTCTTCACTTTTTATCGAATTATTAAGTATGATaacgtttcaaaaataaattcaaatttaagatAACTAATGTGCTGGCTATTGTGATGGGCATTATCATTATCGTATGATTTTCTATCCAGGGGATGCAATAAGCTCATTCGCGTTAGGTGCGCTTCGTCACTGATGATTAAGCCTTGGATTATCGGTAAGGTACCACAAAAGGTACTTAAAACCTTACCGAGCGTACCCGTGCGCTTAATGGGCTAAAGACGCGCGTCTATAGCAAATAATTGGTTCGgtctaaaatttttaattgctGAGAGatacattacttataaaatcgaagaatacttaaaaaatagaaGACGGCTAGGTCCCTGATATcgcataaaaagaaaatttgattaaaacaacctttaatattaaggttttaatattcaaaatatgcatctaaaaatgtaaatagaaaTGATTGACATGCAATTAATCGGTAAAAAGCGATTCCAAAATATGGTTCACTTTCTTtcatttcagattttttttcgtttcgaAGACTAAATCGACtactttttacaaacaattattcataattttgaaTACTTCGAATATTGCGGTGTCTTATAATGGTTATATTGAATGACCATTTGTCTTTACccaatgtattaaattaacatctttgccaaaagaattatattattaataaaaaaaaaaaaaactgtcacaaCTCATAAGTCAGCAGTCACTGTCAATTTGACATTGATATTTTAGCTATTGGCGTCGCTTTGAAGTTTTATGTAGGTAACTTTAgctattaataacaattagAATTAACGAATAAGTTTACAAGAagctgttataaattaaatatatgaattaaacttCGTTATTTACTTTCTAgtcattaacaaataaaatgaagaTAGCTGTCGAAGGATGTGCACATGGCGAACTAGACAAAATTTATGAATGTGTTGAAACATTACAAGaaagagaaaatataaaaattgacttGTTAATTTGTTGTGGAGATTTTCAATCAGTACGtaataatgacgacctccgagCCATGGCTGTACCAGAAAAATATCAGAATATTTGTACTTTTTACAAGTAAGTTTCGGCGCGTTTTTTgaactatatacaaaaatttacgGGTAcagttttcatatttaattataatttttgtatctAGATATTATAGTGGTGAGAAAAAGGCACctgttttaacaatatttattggaGGAAACCATGAAGCATCAAATTACTTGCAAGAACTTCCTTATGGAGGCTGGGTAGCaccaaatatttactatttggGCAGGGCAGGAGTTGTCAGATTCGGAAATTTGAGAATTGGTGGTAAGTAACACAACTTaaagttatgtaaatatgtacttattagttaaatactttGCTTATAAAAAACTGTATTTCAGGGCTCTCAGGAATTTACAAAGGTCATGACTATTTGCAAGGGCTTTGGGAATGCCCCCCTTATACTCAAAGTTCACTGAGATCAGTTTATCACATACGGGCTCTTGATGTTTATAGGTTAAGCCAAGTTAAAGAAAAAGTCCATGTAATGCTGTCACATGACTGGCCAAGAGGGATAACTAGTTATGGGGATAAAAATAATCTTCTAAGAAGAAAACCCTTTTTGCGGTATATATATcaccattttttaaatttaactaactGATGGTtaacatgattttttatatatattttttattctgaagTCAATTGAAATGTaacaactaaaatataaaaataacaaatatgctTTTTATGTTTTAGAGAAGATATTGAGTCAAATCAATTAGGTAGTCCACCAGCAGAGAAACTTCTTCACACATTAAAGCCTCAATATTGGTTTGCTGCCCATTTGCATTGCCAATTTGCAGCCATTGTAAAACATGAAAATGATGAAGAAACAAAGTTTTTAGCTTTGGATAAATGTTTGCCGAAGCGAAGACATTTGCAAATATTAGACTTGCCATCGGATTATGATGGTGATAAACTTCTCAAATATGATGTGGAGTGGTTAGcgattttaaaaaacacaaaccaTCTACtatcagtaaaaaatattaattgtcacATGCCAGGACCAGGTGGAAATGAAAggtaataattactttataaactATTAATGTTCTATCATGGGTGCCCTAATCTTTtctgaaaaatataacaatacataactTGACAAACAAGGCCAACACTTATTGCAAATGTTCCACAAAATGTtgttaagtaataaaaagtcattatattcgtataaaataaatgttctaaCTTTACccagtcaaatattttataaatgaaataatttagaaaaggAAATATCCTGTTACTTGTCtctttacagattttttttatagttgctGCAGagatagtaataaaatttatgatattggCAAAAGTTATTTGCAAAATGAAtagttgtcatttgtttttaaaaagccTTTGtgtaatatgatttatatatataattactcacaacttgaattattttttaaaggtatGATTTTACACCAACATGTGATGAAAAACAAGCCATAGAAAAAGcatttgaaaatttaacaaTCAGTAATGATACGTTTGTTAAAACAGCACCAGTTTATAATCCTAGTACACCAAAACGTATACCCACTGAGCCTATAAATAATCCACAGACATTATA
This region includes:
- the LOC124536247 gene encoding lariat debranching enzyme, translated to MKIAVEGCAHGELDKIYECVETLQERENIKIDLLICCGDFQSVRNNDDLRAMAVPEKYQNICTFYKYYSGEKKAPVLTIFIGGNHEASNYLQELPYGGWVAPNIYYLGRAGVVRFGNLRIGGLSGIYKGHDYLQGLWECPPYTQSSLRSVYHIRALDVYRLSQVKEKVHVMLSHDWPRGITSYGDKNNLLRRKPFLREDIESNQLGSPPAEKLLHTLKPQYWFAAHLHCQFAAIVKHENDEETKFLALDKCLPKRRHLQILDLPSDYDGDKLLKYDVEWLAILKNTNHLLSVKNINCHMPGPGGNERYDFTPTCDEKQAIEKAFENLTISNDTFVKTAPVYNPSTPKRIPTEPINNPQTLYLCENLGIDDPIQVVMARSGRSMKTIVADSNHVEIEVTPIKCAKLSLPAPVTPSENNTQDISQENSVFTPENSFLTESGNNTSDCTTPPSATKKIFKRRNLALYTPEENEQVCETSQSPIDSSSPRSSKLPCRYNEL